A genomic segment from Bryobacteraceae bacterium encodes:
- a CDS encoding GMC family oxidoreductase translates to MADKVFDVVVVGSGPSGGTLAAHLARAGVDVAVVEGGPAINTRTDFNTHGLPFQFANRRIPTMKPGKQGFESERARGLGGKSLTWNAVAWRFGPRDFKGRTHDGAGEDWPISYSDLAPFYEAIEREVGVCGNLDGLEDLPDGVFLPPVPMKCTDIAVMNGAAKLGVKVIHVRKSTLSRPRAGRPACHFCGNCMAGCDVVAKYNSADVHLKPALRTGKLTLFPNSIVREVPVSAENRVTGVRFLNRETGAEGEVKGKAVVVSCACVQSVALLLMSTSRLYPNGLGNSSGHLGKHFIPHFTNGVGCFLTEFIGKPVSNDEGYLDHAYVPSFMHARKRGYARSFGVQFNYQNRRSVGWARDVKGFGAAYKEAVRERYPAFLTFSPYGEKLPDSGSYIDLDPKKKDRHGLPEARRHVTWTGNDWKIFHDMTAWSRRILESAGAEIQSVGEKPRTNHELGGCRMGTDPKTSVLDQWCRSHDVPNLFVVDGSAFPSASEKNPTHTMMALAARTAKFIADAGRKGEL, encoded by the coding sequence ATGGCTGACAAAGTATTTGACGTGGTGGTGGTGGGCTCCGGCCCATCCGGTGGAACGCTCGCCGCGCACCTCGCCCGCGCCGGTGTCGACGTCGCGGTGGTGGAAGGCGGCCCCGCCATCAACACCCGCACCGACTTCAACACTCACGGACTTCCGTTCCAGTTCGCCAACCGGCGCATCCCCACCATGAAGCCCGGCAAGCAGGGGTTCGAGTCCGAGCGCGCCCGCGGACTCGGCGGCAAGAGTCTTACCTGGAACGCCGTCGCCTGGCGCTTCGGTCCCCGCGATTTCAAGGGCAGGACCCACGACGGCGCCGGCGAAGACTGGCCCATCTCATACAGCGACCTCGCGCCGTTCTACGAAGCCATCGAACGCGAAGTCGGCGTCTGCGGCAACCTCGACGGGCTCGAGGACCTGCCCGACGGCGTCTTTCTTCCACCGGTGCCGATGAAGTGTACCGACATCGCCGTGATGAATGGGGCCGCCAAGCTCGGCGTGAAAGTGATCCACGTCCGCAAGTCCACGCTTTCGCGCCCGCGCGCCGGCCGCCCCGCCTGCCACTTTTGCGGCAATTGCATGGCCGGCTGCGACGTCGTCGCCAAGTACAACTCGGCCGACGTGCACCTGAAGCCCGCTCTCCGCACCGGCAAGCTTACGCTGTTCCCGAACTCGATCGTGCGTGAAGTCCCCGTATCGGCGGAGAATCGCGTTACCGGCGTGCGATTCCTGAATCGCGAAACCGGTGCGGAAGGCGAAGTGAAAGGCAAGGCCGTCGTCGTCAGTTGCGCCTGCGTCCAGAGCGTCGCGCTGCTTCTGATGTCAACCTCTCGCCTCTACCCGAACGGCCTCGGCAATTCGAGCGGCCACCTCGGCAAGCACTTCATCCCGCACTTCACCAACGGAGTCGGCTGCTTCCTCACCGAGTTCATCGGCAAGCCTGTCTCGAACGACGAAGGCTACCTGGACCACGCCTACGTCCCGTCATTCATGCACGCGCGCAAGCGCGGCTACGCACGCAGCTTCGGCGTCCAGTTCAATTACCAGAACCGGCGTTCGGTGGGCTGGGCGCGCGACGTGAAGGGCTTCGGTGCGGCCTACAAAGAAGCGGTCCGCGAGCGCTACCCGGCCTTCCTTACCTTTTCCCCCTACGGCGAGAAACTCCCCGACTCCGGTTCCTACATCGATCTCGACCCGAAAAAGAAGGATCGCCACGGACTCCCTGAAGCCCGCCGCCACGTCACCTGGACCGGCAACGACTGGAAGATCTTCCACGACATGACCGCCTGGTCCCGCCGCATCCTCGAATCGGCCGGCGCCGAGATTCAATCCGTGGGCGAAAAGCCCCGCACCAACCACGAACTCGGCGGCTGCCGCATGGGCACGGACCCGAAGACCTCCGTCCTCGACCAATGGTGCCGCTCGCACGACGTCCCCAATCTGTTCGTGGTTGACGGCAGCGCCTTCCCTTCGGCCTCCGAAAAGAACCCGACGCACACCATGATGGCGCTCGCCGCGCGCACCGCGAAGTTCATCGCCGATGCCGGCCGCAAAGGAGAACTCTAG
- a CDS encoding dehydrogenase E1 component subunit alpha/beta → MATGLAAPGAAPRELDRETLERAFRTMLLSRRIDDREILLKRQNRIFFQISGAGHEAIQIAAAFAIDAGRDWVFPYYRDRALCLALGMTAEAMLLQAVGAGADPSSGGRQMPSHWSSPDLRIVSASSPTGTQFLQACGCAEASRRLAPDSREVTVVCSGDGATSEGEFWEALNIACLQKLPVVFLVQDNGYAISVPIEKQTPGGNIIALAEGFPTLLRLDTDGTDLPAAHQTMAQAVEYCRQGHGPALVRATTIRPYSHSLSDDDKLYRPVAERDADAARDPLTRFPKYLLAEGILDPHALDRIAKEVDAELEAAARTALAAPPPEPGSALRFLYSETLPASAPAFHSHPHFQGEARTMVDEINLTLSEEMARDDRILVFGEDVADCSREQYLDLIKGKGGVFKATQGLQRRFGSDRAFNTPIAEAAIAGRAIGMAVRGLKPVAEIQFFDYIWPAMMQIRDEMATMRWRSHNGFSCPLVLRVPIGGYLTGGAVYHSQCGEVTFTHIPGLRVAMPSNALDACGLLRTAIRCDDPVMFLEHKKLYREAYNRSAHPGPDFCIPFGKARTVKHGAGLTVITYGATVQKCVQAALQMESRGDGGALEVIDLRTLNPYDWEAIAQSVKKTSRALVVHEDTLSWGYGAEIAARISSELFEYLDAPVGRIGALDTWVGYNPALEDEILPQTAGIVREAERLLSY, encoded by the coding sequence TTGGCCACCGGACTCGCTGCCCCCGGCGCGGCTCCCCGTGAACTCGATCGCGAAACACTCGAACGCGCGTTTCGCACGATGCTCCTGTCGCGCCGCATCGACGATCGCGAAATCCTCCTCAAGCGGCAGAACCGCATCTTTTTCCAGATCAGCGGCGCCGGTCACGAAGCCATCCAGATCGCGGCCGCCTTCGCCATTGATGCCGGCCGCGACTGGGTCTTCCCCTACTACCGCGATCGCGCTCTTTGCCTCGCGCTCGGCATGACCGCCGAAGCCATGCTCCTCCAGGCCGTCGGCGCCGGCGCCGACCCATCCTCGGGCGGCCGCCAGATGCCGTCCCACTGGAGTTCTCCCGATCTCCGCATCGTCTCGGCGTCCTCGCCCACCGGAACCCAGTTCCTGCAGGCCTGCGGCTGCGCCGAAGCCTCGCGCCGCCTCGCCCCGGACTCGCGCGAAGTAACGGTCGTCTGCTCCGGCGACGGCGCCACGAGCGAAGGCGAGTTCTGGGAAGCGCTCAATATCGCCTGCCTCCAAAAGCTCCCCGTCGTCTTCCTCGTTCAGGACAACGGCTACGCCATCTCCGTCCCGATCGAGAAGCAGACGCCGGGCGGCAACATCATCGCGCTCGCGGAAGGCTTCCCCACGCTCCTTCGCCTCGACACCGATGGCACCGACCTCCCCGCCGCCCACCAAACCATGGCGCAGGCCGTCGAGTACTGCCGCCAGGGCCACGGCCCCGCCCTCGTCCGCGCCACCACGATTCGTCCCTATTCCCATTCCCTCTCCGACGACGACAAGCTCTACCGGCCGGTCGCCGAACGCGATGCCGATGCCGCCCGGGACCCGCTCACCCGCTTCCCGAAATACTTGCTGGCCGAAGGCATCCTCGATCCCCACGCGCTCGACCGCATCGCCAAGGAAGTGGACGCCGAGCTTGAAGCCGCCGCCCGCACTGCGCTCGCCGCACCCCCGCCGGAGCCAGGCTCCGCCCTCCGGTTCCTCTACTCGGAGACACTGCCCGCCTCCGCCCCCGCCTTCCACTCCCACCCGCACTTCCAGGGCGAAGCGCGCACCATGGTCGACGAGATCAATCTCACCCTCTCCGAGGAGATGGCCCGCGACGACCGCATCCTCGTCTTCGGCGAGGACGTCGCCGACTGCAGCCGCGAGCAGTACCTCGATCTCATCAAAGGCAAGGGCGGCGTTTTCAAAGCCACCCAGGGGCTCCAGCGCCGCTTCGGTTCCGATCGCGCCTTCAACACGCCGATCGCTGAAGCCGCCATCGCCGGCCGCGCCATCGGCATGGCCGTCCGCGGCCTCAAACCCGTCGCTGAAATTCAGTTCTTCGATTACATCTGGCCCGCCATGATGCAGATTCGCGACGAAATGGCCACAATGCGATGGCGCAGTCACAACGGCTTCTCCTGTCCGCTCGTGCTTCGTGTCCCCATCGGCGGCTACCTCACCGGCGGCGCCGTCTATCACAGCCAGTGCGGCGAAGTAACGTTCACTCACATCCCCGGCCTTCGCGTCGCCATGCCTTCGAATGCGCTCGACGCTTGCGGCCTGTTGCGTACGGCCATCCGCTGCGACGACCCGGTGATGTTCCTCGAACACAAGAAGCTCTACCGCGAAGCCTACAATCGCAGCGCGCACCCGGGTCCCGATTTCTGCATCCCGTTCGGCAAGGCGCGCACGGTCAAGCACGGCGCCGGACTCACTGTCATCACCTACGGCGCAACCGTCCAGAAGTGCGTACAAGCGGCCCTGCAAATGGAGTCCCGCGGCGACGGCGGCGCGCTCGAAGTCATCGACCTTCGCACGCTGAATCCGTACGACTGGGAAGCGATCGCCCAGTCCGTGAAGAAGACCAGCCGCGCGCTCGTCGTGCACGAGGATACGCTTTCCTGGGGGTACGGCGCCGAGATCGCCGCCCGCATTTCCTCCGAGTTGTTCGAGTATCTCGACGCGCCGGTCGGCCGCATCGGCGCGCTCGATACCTGGGTCGGCTACAACCCCGCGCTCGAAGACGAAATCCTCCCCCAGACGGCCGGCATCGTACGGGAGGCTGAACGGCTGCTCTCATACTGA
- a CDS encoding iron-sulfur cluster assembly scaffold protein — MYHPLLLDHFQNPRNAGDLGERAVAVDVSNPACGDMMRLSARAVDGRVQEVRFLTRGCTASIACGSALTELVLGRTPAELKTIRAADVEAAVGELIPESKHAAVLCVDAARALARALEV; from the coding sequence ATGTACCACCCCCTCCTGCTGGACCATTTTCAGAATCCCCGCAACGCCGGCGATCTAGGAGAACGCGCCGTGGCGGTCGACGTGAGCAATCCCGCCTGCGGCGACATGATGCGCCTGTCCGCCCGCGCCGTCGATGGGCGCGTCCAGGAGGTCCGCTTCCTCACCAGAGGCTGCACCGCCTCCATCGCCTGCGGCAGCGCCCTCACCGAATTGGTTCTCGGCCGCACACCCGCCGAACTCAAAACCATCCGTGCCGCCGACGTCGAAGCCGCCGTCGGTGAGTTGATCCCTGAATCGAAACACGCGGCCGTCCTCTGCGTCGACGCCGCCCGCGCCCTCGCTCGCGCCCTTGAGGTTTAG
- a CDS encoding radical SAM protein — protein MRARRFNALFLFVTSRCNSLCRTCFYFDKLNSRDDLSFDQIRRISETAPPFRKLWISGGEPFLRPELAEIVGMFARNNGVGNVNLPTNGLLPEKIFAQVDRMLEVAPEVSIDLNFSLDGLANTHDAIRGVPNNFARTVETLREAEARYKGVRRLRRNVLSVVTRENYHEMLRLGLHLLDGGTVDGHYFEAVRGAAPDPTLKDFSRETLAALHRRLMPFHRLYAERLFAHLPAAAAAIGRAYYLGNLRMHFDLHETCFEGPRRWPMACTAGQTTLVVDHNGRFRACEMREPIGDLADFEYDTAAALGSAAMSAETDAISTANCWCTHSCFIHESAKFSPRAQLFEIPWAWIRQRWERLERAPLAEIERFRGMEIA, from the coding sequence GTGCGCGCACGGCGCTTCAACGCCCTATTTCTGTTTGTCACGTCGCGCTGCAATTCCCTTTGCCGCACCTGTTTCTATTTCGACAAGTTGAACTCGCGCGACGATCTGTCGTTCGACCAGATCCGGCGGATTTCGGAAACGGCTCCGCCTTTCCGGAAGCTATGGATCTCGGGGGGCGAGCCGTTCCTGCGTCCGGAGTTGGCCGAGATCGTGGGGATGTTCGCTCGCAACAACGGCGTGGGCAACGTGAACCTGCCGACAAACGGGCTGCTTCCGGAAAAGATTTTCGCTCAGGTGGACCGGATGCTCGAGGTGGCGCCGGAAGTCTCGATCGATCTGAACTTCTCGCTGGACGGGCTGGCGAACACGCACGATGCGATTCGCGGGGTGCCGAACAATTTCGCGCGGACGGTGGAGACTCTGCGCGAGGCCGAGGCGCGGTACAAGGGCGTGCGGCGGCTGCGGCGGAACGTGCTGAGCGTGGTGACGCGCGAGAACTATCACGAGATGCTACGGCTGGGGCTGCATCTGCTCGATGGCGGCACTGTGGACGGGCACTACTTCGAAGCGGTGCGGGGGGCGGCGCCGGATCCGACGCTCAAGGACTTCTCACGGGAGACCCTGGCGGCGCTGCACCGGCGGCTGATGCCCTTCCATCGGCTATATGCCGAGCGGCTGTTCGCGCATCTGCCCGCGGCGGCAGCCGCGATTGGCCGGGCGTACTATCTTGGGAATCTGCGAATGCACTTCGATCTGCACGAGACGTGCTTCGAGGGTCCGCGGAGATGGCCGATGGCTTGTACGGCGGGCCAGACGACGCTGGTGGTGGACCACAACGGGCGGTTTCGTGCGTGCGAGATGCGGGAGCCGATCGGGGACCTGGCCGATTTCGAATACGACACGGCGGCGGCGCTCGGGTCCGCGGCGATGAGCGCGGAAACGGATGCGATCTCCACGGCCAACTGCTGGTGTACGCACAGTTGCTTCATCCATGAGAGCGCGAAGTTTTCCCCGCGCGCGCAGTTGTTCGAGATTCCATGGGCGTGGATCCGGCAGAGGTGGGAGAGGCTGGAGAGAGCGCCACTGGCCGAGATCGAGCGCTTCCGGGGGATGGAGATCGCGTGA
- a CDS encoding (deoxy)nucleoside triphosphate pyrophosphohydrolase → MIVVAAVIVRAGQVLIGQRRLGEWHELKWEFPGGKVEPTESPREALRRELKEELDIDAEVGAELDRYRYQYPGRPPIDLIFFRVDRFEGEPRNLAFNEIRWESPAKFPEIDFLDGDTDFVIRLAHGKLLL, encoded by the coding sequence GTGATCGTAGTGGCGGCGGTGATCGTAAGAGCCGGGCAGGTGTTGATCGGGCAGCGGCGGCTGGGTGAGTGGCACGAGCTGAAATGGGAGTTTCCGGGCGGGAAGGTGGAGCCGACGGAATCGCCGCGCGAGGCGCTGCGGCGGGAACTGAAAGAAGAACTGGATATCGACGCCGAGGTGGGGGCGGAACTGGACCGCTATCGATATCAGTATCCAGGCCGTCCGCCGATTGACCTGATCTTTTTCCGGGTGGACCGGTTCGAAGGCGAGCCGCGGAACCTTGCCTTCAACGAGATCCGATGGGAGTCGCCGGCGAAGTTTCCAGAGATCGATTTTCTGGACGGCGACACGGATTTCGTGATCCGCCTGGCGCACGGCAAGCTGCTGCTGTAG
- the rpoN gene encoding RNA polymerase factor sigma-54, with protein MSLLSQRLQVKVQQKQILTPGLVQMVTVLQLTRQELKDLIAEEIAQNPVLDEAAEGVEELTPQEVQAALEAERDPHPADESFLEMARATAEGGEAASESPAAVSEAQTAPAVESGSEQPEAAQAADPFDEIDFGTYWDEYLDPGFKSPAQETPDKPSFETFLSAPVTLSEYLEQQLSLVALDEEVRDAALAVVGNLDENGYLTEPIEDMAQDLDLPVATVEAGMQVVHTLDPAGVGARTLQECLLIQLDSRNARGGVAWQIVEGHLKLLEMKQLKELARALGRPMEHIEIAVALIQRLDPRPGLRYSASGARQIEPDVYIFKEGDEYYITLNDDDIPQLRLNPDYRRLLDREQEPSKDVRNYVKERFQSALLLMKNIEQRKKTIMQVCQCVVARQREFLDAGIDCLKPMMIKEIAEEIGVHPSTVSRAVANKYAHTPHGVFELRFFFSEAVQGAAGAATPLLVLKRRVKKMIEEEDPRHPLTDDQITQLLREDGIDVTRRTVAKYREDMKIPSTHQRRVRA; from the coding sequence ATGAGTTTGCTTTCCCAAAGGCTCCAAGTCAAGGTTCAGCAGAAGCAGATCCTGACGCCCGGCTTGGTGCAAATGGTGACAGTGCTTCAGTTGACCCGGCAGGAACTGAAAGACCTGATCGCCGAAGAAATCGCCCAGAATCCGGTGCTCGACGAAGCGGCGGAGGGGGTGGAGGAACTGACTCCGCAGGAGGTGCAGGCGGCGCTCGAGGCCGAGCGGGATCCGCACCCGGCGGACGAATCGTTTCTGGAGATGGCGCGGGCGACGGCGGAGGGAGGCGAGGCGGCATCGGAGAGTCCGGCGGCGGTCTCCGAGGCGCAGACGGCGCCGGCGGTGGAATCCGGGAGCGAGCAGCCGGAGGCGGCGCAAGCCGCCGATCCGTTCGACGAGATCGATTTCGGCACCTATTGGGACGAATATCTGGACCCGGGCTTCAAGTCCCCCGCGCAGGAGACGCCGGATAAACCGTCTTTTGAGACGTTCCTTTCCGCGCCGGTGACGCTGAGCGAGTACCTGGAACAGCAACTGAGCCTGGTGGCGCTCGACGAAGAAGTCCGGGACGCCGCGCTCGCCGTGGTTGGAAATCTCGACGAGAACGGCTACCTCACCGAGCCGATCGAGGACATGGCGCAGGACCTGGACCTTCCGGTTGCGACGGTGGAAGCGGGTATGCAAGTGGTGCATACGCTGGACCCCGCGGGTGTGGGCGCGCGGACGCTGCAGGAGTGCCTGCTGATTCAGCTCGATTCGCGCAACGCGCGAGGGGGCGTGGCCTGGCAGATCGTGGAAGGCCACTTGAAGCTGCTCGAGATGAAGCAGCTCAAGGAACTGGCGCGGGCGCTGGGGCGTCCGATGGAGCACATCGAAATCGCGGTGGCGCTGATCCAGCGGCTGGACCCGCGGCCGGGCCTGCGGTATTCGGCATCCGGGGCGCGGCAGATCGAGCCGGACGTTTACATCTTTAAGGAAGGCGACGAATACTACATCACGCTGAACGACGACGATATTCCGCAGCTTCGGCTAAATCCGGATTACCGGCGTCTGCTCGACCGGGAGCAGGAACCCTCCAAGGACGTTCGCAACTACGTGAAGGAGCGGTTTCAATCGGCCTTGCTGTTGATGAAGAACATCGAGCAGCGGAAGAAGACGATCATGCAGGTGTGCCAGTGCGTGGTGGCGCGCCAGCGGGAGTTTCTCGACGCCGGAATCGACTGTTTGAAGCCGATGATGATCAAGGAAATCGCCGAGGAGATCGGGGTGCATCCTTCCACGGTGTCGCGCGCGGTGGCCAACAAGTACGCGCACACGCCGCATGGGGTATTCGAGCTGCGGTTCTTCTTCTCCGAGGCCGTACAGGGGGCGGCCGGGGCCGCGACTCCGCTGCTGGTGCTGAAACGCCGGGTGAAGAAGATGATCGAGGAAGAAGACCCGCGCCATCCGCTCACCGACGACCAGATCACGCAGTTGCTGCGCGAGGACGGGATCGACGTGACACGGCGGACGGTGGCGAAATATCGCGAAGACATGAAGATCCCCTCCACGCATCAACGCCGGGTGCGAGCCTGA
- a CDS encoding sigma 54 modulation/S30EA ribosomal C-terminal domain-containing protein encodes MNLHYTGKLEKLDPPSEKKLNARIAKLGKLLDKRTEKEAHVILKQERHNRLAEITLNYYDHPLAAQHSAADSLAALLGACDKMEKQIIKLQEKFRDGKRRGGKPAAAAAAAPVAEAAEVRKNGQPRIYRVNPKSIRKPMTVDEAVLELDAKRAYVLYRDSRTDRIAILVRRLDGHLDLIEV; translated from the coding sequence ATGAACCTACACTACACAGGAAAGCTCGAAAAGCTAGATCCTCCGTCTGAGAAAAAGCTGAACGCGCGCATCGCCAAGTTAGGCAAGCTCCTGGACAAGCGTACGGAAAAGGAAGCGCACGTGATTCTGAAGCAGGAACGGCACAACCGCCTGGCGGAGATCACGCTGAACTACTACGACCATCCACTGGCGGCGCAGCACTCGGCCGCCGATTCGCTTGCGGCGCTGCTGGGCGCCTGCGACAAGATGGAGAAGCAGATCATCAAGCTGCAGGAGAAGTTCCGCGACGGTAAACGGCGGGGAGGCAAGCCGGCGGCCGCGGCGGCGGCGGCGCCGGTCGCGGAGGCGGCTGAAGTCCGGAAGAATGGCCAGCCGCGCATCTACCGTGTGAATCCGAAGTCGATCCGTAAACCAATGACGGTGGACGAGGCGGTGCTGGAACTGGACGCCAAGCGCGCCTACGTGCTTTATCGGGATTCGAGAACGGACCGCATCGCGATTCTGGTGCGGCGGCTCGACGGGCACCTGGACCTGATCGAAGTCTGA
- the rapZ gene encoding RNase adapter RapZ, whose protein sequence is MAASKKERSPDLDAAEGTETAAPARRGGSARSPQQAQLVVITGMSGSGKGTVLRAFEDLGYYAVDNLPVDLIPTFAELTKDSPNIGRAALVVDVREGEALSRLPRLYRALRRKFDLRLLFLEADDATIVRRFSETRRPHPLGGDGSVQSNVKAERKRLAQIRPLADHVIDTTKFNVHDLRDHIRETFASGRTERKIRVYINSFGFRHGVPADSDLVFDVRFLPNPNYIPAFKHLTGRHPSVARYIRAFPQTMEFVERISDLLIYLLPHYIEEGKSYLTISFGCTGGHHRSVFIADAIRKRVTAAGFKASCSHRDLSRPV, encoded by the coding sequence ATGGCGGCTTCAAAGAAAGAGCGTTCTCCGGATCTGGACGCGGCGGAGGGAACCGAGACAGCCGCGCCCGCGAGGCGCGGAGGTTCGGCGCGGTCTCCGCAGCAGGCTCAACTGGTGGTGATCACGGGCATGTCCGGCTCGGGCAAGGGGACGGTTCTGCGCGCCTTCGAAGACCTCGGCTACTACGCCGTTGACAACCTGCCGGTGGACCTGATCCCCACGTTCGCCGAACTGACCAAGGACTCGCCGAACATCGGACGCGCGGCGCTGGTGGTGGATGTCCGCGAAGGCGAGGCCTTGTCGCGCCTGCCGAGGCTCTATCGGGCGCTGCGGCGGAAATTTGATCTGCGCCTGTTGTTTCTGGAGGCCGACGATGCGACCATCGTGCGGCGGTTTTCCGAAACGCGGCGGCCGCATCCGCTGGGCGGCGACGGGTCCGTGCAGTCCAACGTGAAGGCGGAGCGCAAGCGGCTGGCGCAAATCCGGCCGCTGGCCGACCACGTCATCGACACGACGAAGTTCAACGTTCACGATTTGCGCGACCACATCCGGGAGACGTTCGCCTCGGGACGGACCGAGCGGAAGATCCGGGTGTACATCAATTCGTTCGGATTCCGGCACGGCGTTCCGGCCGACAGTGACCTCGTATTCGACGTGCGGTTCCTTCCGAATCCGAACTACATTCCGGCGTTCAAGCATCTCACCGGGCGGCATCCGTCGGTGGCGCGGTACATTCGGGCGTTTCCACAGACGATGGAATTCGTCGAGCGGATTTCCGATCTGCTCATCTATCTGCTTCCGCACTACATTGAGGAAGGGAAGAGCTACCTGACGATCTCGTTTGGATGCACGGGCGGGCATCACCGAAGCGTCTTCATCGCCGATGCGATCCGGAAGCGGGTGACGGCGGCGGGCTTCAAGGCGTCGTGCTCGCACCGGGATTTGAGCCGGCCCGTTTAA
- a CDS encoding enolase C-terminal domain-like protein → MRRRTFLASLPTTALFSQTAPAGMNIAAVEIWRMEGHRETVTGINRQHQVQPLHIYEEHRPKPYRDPGIGEKRTVPTQALYIKIRAESGLEGLYGPIDAEGAVVVDRQLAGFLKGKNGLAVETLWDQMYRSNRHSRSSHFMIGISAVDNALWDLRGRYYKTPVYRLLGGPTRRKVEAYGSCLGYSAEPAAVRMRSADLFRKGFRRQKWFIPYGPGDGAEGLRKNVELTATLRDTLGDGAEIMFDAFQGWQLDYAIAWAKQVEKYRPRWIEEAFPMERMESFVKLREATSVPVATGEHIYGRWEAQRFLDAGAITVCQADPEWCGGVSELVKICTIASAYDAQVIPHGHSLHTALHVVASQSPMTCPLVEYLILKMDSYHHFEKNELRPVNGMIELPERPGFGIELDPAKVEKQTRVSFQA, encoded by the coding sequence ATGCGCCGTCGAACGTTTCTCGCCTCGCTGCCAACCACCGCCCTGTTCAGCCAAACGGCTCCCGCCGGGATGAATATCGCCGCCGTGGAGATCTGGCGCATGGAGGGACACCGGGAGACGGTGACCGGCATCAACCGGCAGCACCAGGTGCAGCCGCTGCACATCTACGAGGAGCATCGCCCGAAGCCGTATCGCGATCCGGGCATCGGCGAAAAGCGCACGGTTCCGACTCAGGCGCTCTACATCAAGATCCGCGCCGAGAGCGGACTGGAGGGGCTGTACGGACCGATTGACGCCGAAGGCGCGGTGGTGGTGGACCGGCAATTGGCGGGGTTTCTCAAGGGAAAGAACGGGCTGGCGGTGGAGACGCTGTGGGATCAGATGTATCGATCGAACCGTCATTCGCGGTCGAGCCATTTCATGATCGGAATCAGCGCGGTGGACAACGCGCTTTGGGATCTTCGTGGACGCTACTACAAGACGCCGGTCTACCGGCTGCTGGGCGGTCCCACGCGGCGGAAGGTGGAGGCGTACGGAAGTTGTCTCGGTTATTCGGCGGAGCCGGCTGCGGTGCGTATGCGGAGCGCCGACTTATTCAGGAAAGGCTTCCGGCGCCAGAAGTGGTTCATCCCGTACGGTCCGGGCGACGGCGCGGAGGGGCTACGGAAAAACGTGGAACTGACAGCCACGCTGCGCGACACGCTCGGCGACGGGGCCGAGATCATGTTCGACGCGTTTCAGGGCTGGCAGCTCGATTATGCGATCGCATGGGCGAAACAGGTGGAGAAATACCGGCCGCGCTGGATCGAGGAGGCGTTCCCGATGGAGCGCATGGAGAGCTTCGTGAAGCTGCGGGAGGCGACGTCGGTGCCGGTAGCCACCGGCGAGCACATTTATGGACGCTGGGAGGCGCAGCGCTTTCTCGACGCCGGGGCGATCACGGTGTGTCAGGCGGATCCGGAATGGTGCGGCGGCGTCAGCGAGTTGGTGAAGATCTGCACCATTGCGTCGGCGTACGATGCGCAGGTGATTCCGCACGGTCACAGCCTCCACACCGCGCTGCACGTGGTGGCGTCGCAATCGCCGATGACGTGCCCGCTGGTGGAGTATCTGATCCTCAAGATGGACTCGTACCATCATTTTGAGAAGAACGAGTTGCGGCCGGTGAACGGGATGATCGAGCTCCCGGAGCGGCCGGGGTTCGGAATCGAGCTCGATCCGGCGAAGGTGGAGAAGCAAACGCGCGTCAGCTTCCAGGCGTAG